In Clavibacter capsici, the following are encoded in one genomic region:
- a CDS encoding DsbA family protein: MKRTTKIQLSLAAGLAVAVLASAFVISRAQPDSTIDADTVTVVAENSHRLDTAPEGSVVFTEFLDFECEVCLAVHPYVEQLREEYAGRVTFVTRYFPIPAHKNSMNAAVAVEAAAQQGQFEAMYQRMFDTQTQWGEQQGSKASLFRSFADELGLDLAAYDAVVSDPATKARVQQDFDAGIALGVTGTPTIFLNDTQLELTSPDALLGEVERAVTAQEQQ, from the coding sequence ATGAAGCGCACCACCAAGATCCAGCTGTCCCTCGCCGCCGGCCTCGCCGTCGCGGTCCTCGCCTCGGCATTCGTCATCAGCCGCGCGCAACCGGACTCGACCATCGATGCGGACACGGTGACGGTCGTTGCCGAAAACAGCCACCGCCTCGATACGGCGCCTGAAGGGTCCGTCGTGTTCACGGAGTTCCTCGACTTCGAATGCGAGGTCTGCCTCGCCGTGCACCCCTACGTCGAGCAGCTGCGCGAGGAGTACGCTGGCCGCGTCACGTTCGTCACCCGGTACTTCCCGATTCCCGCGCACAAGAACTCGATGAACGCCGCTGTCGCCGTTGAAGCCGCCGCCCAGCAGGGGCAGTTCGAGGCCATGTACCAGCGCATGTTTGACACCCAGACCCAGTGGGGCGAGCAGCAGGGGTCCAAGGCCAGCTTGTTCCGCAGCTTCGCCGACGAGCTGGGGCTCGACCTTGCCGCGTATGACGCGGTCGTCTCGGACCCAGCAACGAAGGCGCGCGTGCAGCAGGACTTCGACGCCGGCATCGCCCTCGGCGTCACCGGCACCCCGACGATCTTCCTCAACGACACCCAGCTCGAGCTGACCTCACCCGACGCTCTCCTCGGAGAAGTCGAACGCGCCGTCACCGCGCAAGAGCAGCAGTAG
- a CDS encoding cation transporter gives MSTTTIRTGVLAPARRTLLQRRIRWIVAATITYNVIEAIIAITAGTVASSTALIGFGLDSIVEVLSAAAVAWQFAAPDPEKRERVTLRVIAVSFFGLAAYVSVDAVLALTGIREPDHSPVGIILAAVSLAIMPFLSLLERRTGTELGSASAIADSKQTLICSYLSAAVLLGLVLNLVFGWTWADPVAGLIIVVFAVREGLEAWRGDACKTPVSALTGEREVEACDCC, from the coding sequence ATGAGCACCACCACTATCCGAACCGGTGTGCTCGCTCCCGCCCGCAGGACGCTTCTCCAGCGCCGGATCCGGTGGATCGTCGCCGCGACGATCACCTACAACGTCATCGAGGCGATCATCGCGATCACGGCCGGCACAGTCGCGTCTTCCACCGCGCTCATCGGGTTCGGGCTGGACTCGATCGTCGAAGTGCTCTCCGCGGCCGCGGTCGCCTGGCAGTTCGCTGCCCCGGATCCAGAGAAGCGTGAACGCGTCACGCTCCGCGTCATCGCGGTCTCCTTCTTCGGGCTTGCCGCGTACGTGAGCGTCGACGCGGTCCTCGCGCTGACCGGGATCCGGGAACCCGACCACTCGCCCGTGGGCATCATCCTCGCAGCGGTGAGCCTGGCGATCATGCCGTTCCTCAGCCTCCTCGAGCGGCGCACCGGTACGGAGCTCGGCTCCGCGTCCGCGATCGCGGACTCTAAGCAGACGCTGATCTGCAGCTACCTCTCCGCCGCGGTCCTCCTCGGTCTCGTCCTGAACCTCGTCTTCGGGTGGACGTGGGCAGACCCGGTCGCAGGCCTCATCATCGTGGTCTTCGCCGTCCGCGAGGGACTGGAAGCCTGGCGCGGCGACGCGTGCAAGACCCCCGTCTCCGCGCTCACCGGTGAGCGCGAGGTCGAGGCATGCGACTGCTGCTGA
- the cmtR gene encoding Cd(II)/Pb(II)-sensing metalloregulatory transcriptional regulator CmtR, whose translation MLTLASRVDVMNRLGRAMADPTRSRILLHLLEGPGYPSKLAVELELTRSNVSNHLTCLRGCGIVVAVTEGRSTRYEIADAHLTRALTALVDVVLAVDDGVPCADEDCDIPLCCGVTA comes from the coding sequence ATGCTGACTCTTGCTTCGCGCGTGGACGTGATGAACCGGCTGGGGCGGGCCATGGCCGATCCGACTAGGTCTCGAATTCTGCTGCACCTGCTCGAGGGGCCGGGCTATCCGAGCAAGCTCGCTGTGGAGCTCGAGTTGACGCGCTCCAACGTGTCCAACCACCTGACGTGCCTTCGTGGCTGCGGGATTGTGGTGGCCGTGACCGAGGGCCGATCTACCCGGTACGAAATCGCGGACGCACACCTCACTCGGGCACTGACCGCGCTGGTCGATGTCGTACTGGCTGTCGATGACGGCGTGCCCTGCGCAGATGAGGACTGCGACATTCCGCTGTGCTGCGGGGTAACCGCATGA
- a CDS encoding SinR, which yields MTAILISYDLNSPGQTYDKLIEKIKSYGTWANILKSTWIVSGPYLTAQGVSDALQPILDANDEIFCVEIDGKARQGWLDKETWEWIRKVV from the coding sequence ATGACCGCCATCCTCATCTCGTACGACCTCAACTCGCCGGGCCAGACATACGACAAGCTCATTGAGAAGATCAAGTCCTACGGCACCTGGGCCAACATCCTCAAGTCCACGTGGATCGTCTCAGGCCCCTATCTGACGGCGCAGGGCGTCTCTGACGCGCTACAGCCGATCCTCGACGCCAACGACGAAATCTTCTGTGTCGAAATCGACGGCAAGGCGCGGCAAGGGTGGCTAGACAAGGAGACCTGGGAGTGGATCCGCAAGGTCGTCTAG
- a CDS encoding replication protein, producing MEPSSALDAENAPASWSLPVPAGAYAKVPAWTSPAAWMAAVRADVLSAEGHAARRQIDVSIRAYLAVAVVERRSADFKTGRNVTTSNATVSERVSRLVRKYVAPRVVERARALLIARGFSVTIVEGRELTIAETEKAFLWHGGYQAKAASVRALTMPRRLVSEPSTGDLSVFEQDTPPSPVLKLVTKSRRASKTRPPQAPQQHAAARRMAASRPASTNPKCEVPKDRAPRALATIRLAAQLQQRMPWLGRGIHQGHVCDMLDRNLDTSRYARWVERDGRRVLLVDDRDITSRIEAKFRDLGVPFLDAPVQRDPIGYLAWGIQMAIDPSEETRMERYDREQDAAAERTQQRQAEAAREAARRGVEDSPEHRAFLEQERELRAAASRRRPTPAVPVALPHEPTRRSTEDGASVGIDELVTAALLGEGRHPAEFPTGVQELHGRVLRLARMLTARGWELDADAARAAGDVVLTDAAGVGRIAFAPPAELPADAVWRTGADGAELADDVTVHEYIAGVENARRGR from the coding sequence TTGGAGCCGTCGAGCGCGCTCGACGCAGAGAACGCGCCGGCGTCGTGGTCGCTGCCGGTGCCGGCCGGTGCGTACGCCAAGGTGCCGGCGTGGACTTCGCCGGCCGCGTGGATGGCTGCTGTCCGTGCGGACGTGCTCTCGGCCGAGGGCCACGCTGCCCGCCGGCAGATCGACGTCAGCATTCGCGCCTACCTGGCCGTGGCGGTCGTCGAGCGCCGCTCGGCGGACTTCAAGACCGGCCGCAACGTCACCACGAGCAACGCGACCGTCTCTGAGCGTGTGTCCCGACTCGTCCGCAAGTACGTAGCCCCTCGGGTCGTGGAGCGTGCTCGGGCGCTGCTCATCGCGCGGGGGTTCTCGGTGACGATCGTCGAGGGCCGTGAGCTCACGATCGCGGAGACGGAGAAGGCGTTCCTGTGGCACGGCGGGTACCAGGCCAAGGCGGCGTCCGTTCGGGCGCTGACGATGCCTCGCAGGCTCGTGTCTGAGCCTTCAACTGGCGACCTATCTGTCTTTGAACAAGACACACCCCCCAGTCCAGTTCTTAAGTTGGTCACCAAGAGCCGTCGCGCGTCGAAAACTCGCCCTCCGCAGGCTCCGCAGCAGCACGCTGCCGCGCGCAGGATGGCCGCTTCGCGGCCGGCATCGACGAATCCGAAGTGCGAAGTCCCGAAGGACCGGGCACCTCGGGCGTTGGCGACGATTCGTCTCGCGGCGCAGCTCCAGCAGCGCATGCCGTGGCTTGGGCGGGGCATTCACCAGGGGCATGTCTGCGACATGCTCGACCGGAACCTCGACACTTCGCGCTATGCGCGATGGGTCGAGCGCGACGGCCGCCGGGTGCTCCTGGTTGATGACCGGGATATCACGTCCCGGATCGAAGCGAAGTTCCGGGATCTGGGGGTTCCGTTCCTTGATGCGCCTGTGCAGCGCGACCCGATCGGATATCTCGCGTGGGGTATTCAGATGGCGATTGATCCGAGCGAGGAGACACGCATGGAGCGATACGACCGTGAGCAGGATGCCGCTGCCGAGCGCACCCAGCAGCGCCAGGCGGAGGCCGCTCGGGAGGCCGCGCGTCGCGGCGTCGAGGACTCCCCCGAGCACCGTGCGTTCCTGGAGCAGGAACGCGAGCTCCGCGCAGCCGCGTCTCGGCGCCGGCCGACGCCGGCCGTGCCGGTCGCACTCCCCCACGAGCCGACGCGACGCTCGACCGAGGACGGGGCGTCGGTCGGGATCGACGAGCTTGTCACGGCGGCGCTCCTCGGCGAGGGCCGACACCCGGCGGAGTTCCCCACCGGTGTCCAGGAGCTGCACGGCCGCGTGCTCCGCCTTGCGCGGATGCTCACCGCTCGCGGCTGGGAGCTCGACGCGGACGCTGCTCGCGCAGCGGGCGACGTCGTGCTGACGGACGCGGCCGGCGTCGGCCGCATCGCCTTCGCTCCTCCGGCCGAGCTGCCGGCGGATGCCGTCTGGCGGACCGGCGCCGACGGCGCCGAGCTCGCCGACGACGTGACCGTGCACGAGTACATCGCGGGTGTGGAGAACGCACGCCGCGGTCGCTGA